One genomic region from Salvelinus fontinalis isolate EN_2023a chromosome 18, ASM2944872v1, whole genome shotgun sequence encodes:
- the LOC129814872 gene encoding V-type proton ATPase subunit S1-like protein, which yields MAKQDLFMYLYLFSVVFLQLSLSFDQVPAVVEKSLGGPTSQDIRVQNNGLVSQSHSAASDGDSSLLAVEHPLRRVLQLYGWQLDSPHRTKRRLLQTSSTLPYSPLSVVYNGKTCILFRARKIAIRFRNSTLVDLTEKAFGPDAPVDTKGSMCSKDKATLVLRFGDVEDLRGLAIRLQMSNTFYESAGQNWFTLDSVHIHYNWTHEATFNASDVYAPSTYSYHCQHVSSLQKYDTLLVPSSITDNSANWHITFTDFQLQSFNVLSNRFASASDCATFFTPAILMGLITSLILLLVLAYALHMVVHLKHIDTYEEHKTTVYFPRSSETAECTDATGSTATEKNSL from the exons TTTAGGGGGACCCACATCCCAAGATATCAGGGTTCAAAACA ATGGATTGGTTTCCCAGAGCCACAGTGCTGCTTCCGATGGGGACAGCTCTTTGCTTGCGGTGGAGCACCCTCTCAGAAGAGTGCTGCAG CTTTATGGGTGGCAGCTGGACTCCCCACACAGAACCAAAAGGAGGCTACTGCAGACATCGAGCACTCTTCCTTACTCTCCTCTGAGCGTGGTTTACAATGgaaaaacatgtatcctgtttagGGCCAGGAAGATTGCTATAAGGTTCAGGAACAGCACTTTAGTGGATCTCACGGAGAAGGCCTTCGGCCCCGATGCACCGGTTGACACCAAAGGCTCCATGTGCAGCAAAGATAAAGCTAC GCTTGTACTACGTTTTGGAGACGTGGAGGACTTGAGAGGACTTGCCATAAG GCTACAGATGTCCAACACATTCTATGAGTCGGCAGGGCAGAACTGGTTTACTCTGGACAGCGTACACATCCACTACAACTGGACCCACGAGGCAACGTTCAACGCCAGCGACGTGTACGCTCCTAGTACCTACTCCTACCACTGTCAGCACGTCAGCAGTCTGCAGAAGTACGACACGCTGCTCGTACCAAGCTCCATCACAGACAACTCTGCAAACTGGCACATCACCTTCACAGACTTCCAG TTGCAATCGTTCAACGTGCTGTCCAACAGGTTTGCCTCAGCCAGCGACTGCGCTACGTTCTTCACTCCGGCAATCCTCATGGGTCTCAtcacctctctcatcctcctcctggtCCTGGCCTACGCTCTGCACATGGTGGTGCACCTCAAACACATCGACACCTACGAAGAGCACAAGACTACTGTCTACTTCCCTCGCAGCTCAGAGACTGCAGAATGCACCGATGCCACCGGCTCCACCGCCACTGAGAAAAACAGCCTGTAG
- the LOC129814879 gene encoding U1 small nuclear ribonucleoprotein C-like — MPKFYCDYCDTYLTHDSPSVRKTHCSGRKHKENVKDYYQKWMEEQAQSLIDKTTAAFQSGKIPPTPFPGAPPPGGAMLPPPNISGPPRPGMLPVPGPPMGIHGPHMMQMMGPPPHGMMPGGPGMRPPMGHMQMMPGPHMMRPHRPMMLIRPGMIRPDR; from the exons ATGCCTAA ATTTTATTGTGACTACTGTGATACGTACCTTACACATGACTCG ccatCGGTGAGAAAGACTCACTGTAGTGGACGAAAGCATAAAGAGAATGTGAAAGACTACTACCAGAAATGGATGGAGGAGCAGGCACAGAGCCTCATCGATAAAACAA CGGCTGCCTTCCAGTCCGGTAAGATCCCTCCTACTCCGTTCCCTGGAGCGCCTCCCCCAGGCGGAGCCATGCTCCCCCCTCCAAACATCA GTGGCCCTCCACGCCCAGGCATGCTACCAGTGCCCGGGCCCCCTATGGGTATTCATGGTCCTCATATGATGCAAATGATGGGGCCCCCACCACATGGAATGATGCCTGGAG GTCCAGGTATGCGACCACCAATGGGCCACATGCAGATGATGCCTGGCCCACATATGATGCGCCCCCATCGTCCAATGATGCTTATCAGACCGGGTATGATCCGGCCGGACAGATGA